In a genomic window of Caloenas nicobarica isolate bCalNic1 chromosome 1, bCalNic1.hap1, whole genome shotgun sequence:
- the CD96 gene encoding LOW QUALITY PROTEIN: T-cell surface protein tactile (The sequence of the model RefSeq protein was modified relative to this genomic sequence to represent the inferred CDS: inserted 1 base in 1 codon) → MEKRWLFSLFCLFSGPSIAGQPEDVITQTEVVHALPGTDVTLVCSVPKQHITYVIQTQWSKTDDTQLTRIAVYHPIYGTHYFTFPEASYNFSVSFSTRKCCNWDVTEALCSPNPNAEIECNRWALHLKNVTTSLSGWYECXFATFPDGTKSAKVQLIVKAEEEQHYVKEVRLNQTLEIPCLEDTTSENLSNYHLKWLVEENGRKEELVTKEPSCPAVYRNGSVPYRQRVCLGLNNALKIFPTKIMDDGRVFSCHVMYHPERVRKSSTTVRVFAYPEISLSLQEGSAGTSQKPNVSCVVRKAFPKPSLVWYVDRASLMERPGEISVEQEDSQDSEGFYQLRSTLILQETHQEHKTFSCACLFSFLGNEKLNISSEEIFVSFDNKSNEASSQAFTTMASEGLGNSALPSAVMTTSEHHLTSFTSLDFTSQASLASISTTQAEALISTTETKSYTSDTAFTESLATAHLDNSTTESPQSLRNATHSPENTTLVHRNLSFSITDQPISVTRKKDFFTTSSLLNSTGGMKNMKSSHFPWPTVVAVLLLFCSFLIALGIRKWCQYQKEIMNRPPSFKPPPPPIKYTSMVESDGTPPSCHELENL, encoded by the exons ATGGAAAAAAGGTGgctcttctccctcttttgtTTGTTCTCGGGGCCCAGCATTGCAG gccAGCCTGAAGATGTCATTACACAAACAGAAGTGGTCCATGCTTTGCCAGGTACTGATGTGACCTTGGTGTGCAGCGTCCCAAAACAACACATCACCTATGTAATACAGACACAGTGGTCCAAGACTGATGACACTCAGCTTACCAGAATAGCTGTTTATCACCCCATTTATGGCACCCATTACTTCACCTTTCCTGAGGCTTCTTACAACTTTTCGGTGTCCTTCAGTACAAGAAAGTGCTGCAACTGGGATGTTACAGAGGCTTTGTGTTCTCCCAACCCAAATGCCGAAATTGAATGCAATCGGTGGGCTCTGCATCTGAAAAATGTTACCACCTCCCTTAGTGGGTGGTACGAGT AGTTTGCTACTTTCCCGGATGGCACAAAGTCTGCAAAAGTTCAACTTATTGTCAAGGCAGAAG AGGAGCAGCACTATGTGAAGGAAGTGCGGTTAAACCAGACTTTAGAAATCCCATGCCTTGAGGACACGACCTCAGAAAATTTGTCCAATTACCATTTGAAATGGCTAGTG GAGGAAAATGGCAGGAAAGAGGAACTTGTGACCAAGGagccctcctgccctgcagtATACAGGAATGGCAGCGTGCCGTACAGGCAAAGAGTCTGCCTAGGTTTGAATAATGCTTTAAAGATTTTCCCCACCAAAATCATGGATGATGGCAGAGTGTTTTCCTGCCATGTGATGTACCACCCGGAGAGAGTCCGGAAGAGCAGCACCACCGTGAGAGTATTTG CCTACCCTGAGATCTCTCTTAGCCTGCAGGAGGGCTCAGCTGGCACCTCGCAGAAG CCTAACGTGAGCTGCGTGGTGAGGAAGGCATTTCCCAAGCCGAGCCTCGTGTGGTACGTGGACAGAGCGAGCCTCATGGAGCGGCCTGGAG aaATTTCTGTTGAACAAGAAGACTCGCAAGACAGTGAAGGTTTCTATCAGCTGAGATCAACACTGATATTGCAAGAGACCCACCAGGAACATAAGACATTCTCATGTGCATGTCTATTTTCCTTCCTCGGGAATGAAAAATTGAATATTTcatcagaagaaatatttgtttcattCG aCAATAAGTCTAATGAAGCCTCATCCCAAGCTTTTACCACCATGGCTTCAGAAG GCCTTGGAAATTCAGCACTTCCATCAGCTGTCATGACTACCTCAg AGCATCACTTGACATCTTTTACCTCTCTGGATTTCACAAGTCAAGCAAGCTTGGCCTCTATTTCCACAACACAAG CAGAAGCGCTGATTTCTACCACAGAGACAAAAAGCTATACCAGCGACACAGCATTCACTGAGAGTTTGGCAACAGCAC ATTTGGACAATTCCACCACTGAATCCCCTCAAAGCCTCAGGAATGCCACGCACTCCCCTGAGAATACAACCCTGGTGCATC GTAACTTGTCCTTCAGCATCACAGACCAGCCAATTTCAGTTAccagaaagaaagatttctttaCTACCAGCAGTCTGCTCAATAGTACTG GCGGCATGAAGAACATGAAATCCAGTCACTTCCCATGGCCAACAGTGGTGGCCGTCCTGCTCCTCTTCTGCAGCTTTCTAATAGCTTTAGGCATCAGGAAATGGTGTCAGTACCAGAAAGAGAT tatGAACAGACCTCCGTCTTTCAAGCCACCGCCACCTCCGATAAAGTACACGTCCATGGTGGAGTCTGATGGGACTCCCCCATCCTGCCACGAACTGGAGAACCTATAA